In Sebastes umbrosus isolate fSebUmb1 chromosome 15, fSebUmb1.pri, whole genome shotgun sequence, the genomic window ATCAGATCTATAAAAGCAAAGTGCTTTAAGTATCATCCTGAGAATTGATGCAATAGTTTGGGCGTTTATTTGCCCATTGTGTTTTCATAAAATCACAATCAGTACAACAATAAAGAGCAATAACTATAAAAGAATTTCTGCCTCAATGTTAAATACTGAGTATAGCACATAaaaagcgcacacacacacacacaactagaTAAACACGCACTTGCTTAAATTTAAGAGACAATTCCCCATGCTGCTCTCAGGTTTTTATCACTTCATTTCGGTGGAGACGTTTAACTCCAACGATCAGACTACACAGCATTTTACTGATGCAAATAGCAAAATATGACATAAAGCTGCATCAATTTACAATGCATTAAACATCCTTTGTGACAGAAACAGGGAGAATAGCAGTTGTATTTGACAGAAAAACTGCTGTGGTGTAGCTGTAAGTAGAACGCCTGCTTACCTTGGGTCGAAGCGCGGGGTGACGAGGGGAGTGGGGCCCATCATCAAAGAAGTATCCATCATACTCCTGGCAGGAGTGACCATTGGCTTCCTGTTCGATCTGAAACCAGACAGAGGCATGTTAGTATATGTAGctccgtttccaccgcaggaactttcccccagaactaagaaccttttgaggaacccGTTAAGTTTCGACTGCAGGGAcaagggtctaaattaagttccctGGTTGGGAgcgtagtactttctgaaagtacagaaactttcggggtggagtttgcagggatgaccgtcactgattggtgaaacacacacacacagcactgctgcttcaactgtaccgctgcattcataaacaaggaagtaatctagtattgatttaggaccattttaggacaaGGGAAGagcatttctgtttgtttgataacattaaaagtaaagttaggctctgctgtcggcttcctGACTCATTTCAAAAGGacagggagaaaaagagagagagagatcgtgAGAACGAGTGGTAGAGGAGAGAGACGCAGCGcggcggtgctgtgaatgagagaaagaaaagtaattttctgattgtttcacgggggttacgttctaaagcacaaataaaataaccatcaaacattgaacagattatttactgtggagatagacgctcttagtttaattttcctctactgcatttcattcattacaatcaacgtgcatcagtaaatatatgcagcagtgaATATCCTCGcatgacacaaaaatgtttttttccagcgTGATATTTAGATGAAACAGACGGACACTCTGAACTgcagctgcagagtgtgtttaccggtgtgaccaccagcagccctcgtctcatgttgtgttgctttttcatacatcaGCTGACTAATTTAcctaatcttcacaggtctttagacaacagtgggctgaaggaaccttttagttccttgaaaagtagctCCTGGGACTAAAACTCCCACTAACTTTTGGGGCTAAAAGTCccaggaacttttggtggaaacccagctTATGATATTATTGGGCTACTGAACATGCGAAAGCGTTCAAGAGAAAGAATCTTACCGTCTGATGGAGGTGTTCTGCTTGCTGACTGTCAGCGCCTTTGCTCTCTTTGATGTAGTTGGAGGTTTCCTTGTTGCTTTCCCCTGAATTAGGAACAAGCCGTTAAACACAATAAAGTTGCGGCACACTAATGACATTCCTTAGCAATCATCCGCTCCGTATATTTATGATCAATGATGCTCTCAAACACTCCGCTGTGTATTCTTCCTCTTATGCGTTGCTTGAATGAAAAAAGCAGCCATTACCTTCCTAGTTGTGCTTGGGGTGTTTTCATCATCTGAAGTGGATTTGGCTCCACCTTTTTTCTTTGATGCTGCAGGTTGGAGACAAAAACAACGGGATGAAATACACTCCAAACGCTTATTCATTTTCCAAACCATAGATTCTTGACTGGGTACTTTGTTGATGGACAGGTTTCATTTAGAAatacttaaaaagaaaaacacaaaaagtggTTTCAACATACTTTTCTTGACTGATTTCAGAAGGACTGCGTGGTCTTCAGCCACAACGCTTTCAACAATAGcagcttcctcttctctctgcaaACAGACAAGAAGTGAATCAAGAACTGAATGAGTGTTTAATAGAGTACAGGGTGAACCTGCACAAGCCAAATAGATTCTTAGACTTGTATCATGATTCACAGAGTGTCACATGATATGAGATAATGAGAAAGATAATCAACTCACCTTTATATTATCCACAGCTGGTGACTTTGGTTTCTCAGACACTACAGAGAGAGGCgcaaatgtttttcatttaataatatttaaaaggaaaaaaaaatataattgtttctcattttacacaatataGACCAGTGCAGATCATCTGTTTTACAATTATAACATGTTTCAGGTGTCAAAAATACCAGATACAGAATGCTGAATAACCCTCCATTGTGGCACCATTGCCGTATTTCTTATAACAACATTTATGGAATTGTGATTTTGGGTTTCACAAGACTGATCTGAGAGCGTTTGTGTCAACTCACTGAAATGTTCCAACCAGCCCATTTGCCTGACGGCCTTGGGGAGCTTAATCAGTGCCATGTTGTAGCTGTTATCAACATCTTTCAGCAGCTGGTTGATCTTCTCTTTCATTTGTCCAACTCGGGTCTTCACTGTGAAAACAGAACAAGAGTTTCagtcatttataaaaaaaaagttgtagccCTGAAAAGTGTAGCTATTTcactaataca contains:
- the cdca8 gene encoding borealin, which encodes MAPRKRTTKQRKNNPKTAKLEAFLEDFDSEVKTRVGQMKEKINQLLKDVDNSYNMALIKLPKAVRQMGWLEHFMSEKPKSPAVDNIKREEEAAIVESVVAEDHAVLLKSVKKTSKKKGGAKSTSDDENTPSTTRKGKATRKPPTTSKRAKALTVSKQNTSIRRSNRKPMVTPARSMMDTSLMMGPTPLVTPRFDPRLPKTPAVRIPRHKERVYSISVNGSPIAAGNEDVVINVPIGNGESIQLLASQLDSVDLSLLDETALSSIRLLQNRLTTLCRSVE